CATTGCACATCCACCCATGCCTGAAAACAGACCAGAAAGGATATTGGCAGTTCCTTGGGCAACTGCTTCCTTATTACCTCTTCCTCTGCTTTCCGTTATTTCATCAATAATGTTGAGCGTTAATAGACTTTCAATTAAACCCACTGCAGCCATAATAGCGGAGTAGGGCAGAATAATCATGAACGTTTCCCAAGTCAGAGGAATTGCAGGGAAATGAAATGGAGGAAATCCACCTTTAATTGAAGCCACGTCTCCTACTGTCTTTGTATCGATACCAAAGTAAACTACCACACCAAATACTACTAGGATAGCCACTAAAGAAGAAGGGACCGCTTTAGTAATCTTAGGTAAGCCCCAAACGATGAGCATAGTACCGAAAACCAATGCCAATAAAATGTAAAGTTGTTCACCTGTTAACCAATTCCCAGCGTCATCTTTGAATTGAGCTAGCTGAGAGGTGAAAATGATTACCGCAAGCCCATTAACAAAACCGAAAATTACTGGATGCGGAACTAAACGCATAAATTTTCCGAGCTTGAATATTCCAGCAAGTATTTGAATAATTCCTGACAGTATAACAGCTGCCAAAACATATTCTACACCAAATTTTATCGATAATGAAACAACTACTACGGCTATGGCACCTGTTGCACCAGAGATCATACCAGGTCTTCCTCCTAAAATAGCAGTTACCAGTCCCATCACAAAAGCAGCATACAAGCCAGTTAAGGGAGAAAGTTTAGCCACAAATGCAAAGGCCACAGCTTCTGGGATTAAAGCCATTGCAACTGTAATTCCAGATAAAACCTCAGTTTTGTAATCTACTTTTTGAGAAAGGTCAAATAATTTAAAATATTGTTTCATGCACTCATATTTGGCTAAGTAATTAACAATTTGTACAGCCGTTCTCTAAATGAGCGCGCAAAGGTAAGTTTTTATTTTTTAAAATTTAAATGATGTATTAAAATATTTGTTCAATTCACTTTTAATACGGATGTGATAATCGGAGAGGATTAGAAAGCCTTAACCCTCTCATGCCGATAAAACATAGGTGAGTCTGAAATCTACCTCCCAGACTCTCAAACTATTGCATCAAACTTTATCTAAAGCCTGCTCAATATCCCAAATCAAATCTTTTGCATCCTCCACTCCTACTGATATTCTTACTAGTTTAGAAGTAATCGAGATTTTATTTCTTAACTCCTCATCTACATCTGAATGGGTCATCGTAGCAGGATGCTCTGCTAATGATTCAGTACTCCCTAAGCTGACAGCCAACTTTATCAATTTCGTGCTATTTAAGAATTTAAAGGCCTCTTTTTCTCCACCTTTAACATCAAAAGCGACCATGGCTCCATTCGAACTACATTGCTTTTTAAATATTTCGTACTGACGACCGTCTTCTGGCTTAAGATTCCCTAAATAATATACTTTTTCAACTTTGGAATGATCGTTCAAAAAGTGTGCTACTTGCTCTGCGTTAGCTGCCTGCTTTTCCATTCGGATTTTCAGAGTCTCCAAACTTCTCATGAGTAACCAACCTGTATGCGGTCCCGCCATATTTCCCATAAAAGTTCTAAACCCTTTCACTCGCTTAATCAGTTCGGCTGAACCCAGACATGCACCGGCTACTAAATCACTATGTCCGCCAATATACTTTGTAGCCGAATAGATTACTAAATCCGCACCTAACTGTAATGGATGCTGCCAAACCGGACCCATATAAGTATTATCAACTCCTATATAAATCGGCTCGTCCTCTTTTTCTAAGGCTGTAGCAATTTCTCTAAACATTCCGATATCCACTAAGGCATTGGTAGGATTTGCAGGTGTCTCCAGATAAATAAAGCGCACCTGATCTCTCAAGCCACTTTCTTCTAACTCTTTCATCACTTCTTCCTTATCTTGATAAGGATTAACCCCAACCGCTTTAATCCCCCATTTTGGAAGTACATGATTAATAAAATGATCAGTTCCACCATAAACTGGTACGGAATGCAAGAGCACATCACCAGGATTTAAGAATTCCATCAACATGCTACTAATAGCTCCCATTCCACTTTCAAAAATAGCAGCATCTTCTGCTTTATCCCACAAACAGAGTCGATCTTCTGTAATTTGAAGGTTTGGATTGTTTAATCGGCTATAAATCAAGCCTAATTCTTCCTCATCAGTCTTTTCCCTTTTTCCGTAAGCAACTTCAAAAAAAGCTTTACCATCCTCGGCCTTTTTAAAAGCAAAAGTTGACGTCTGAAAAATTGGACATTTAATGGCTCCTTCTGATAATTCTGGCTTATAGCCAAAGGACATCATTTGACTTTCCGGTGAAAAAGAATGCTCGCTCATAATTTCTATCATTTTTTATAAAATTAGAAAATAATTCTTGAATTTTATATATTGAAGAAAATAAATCTATATTCAAGTTTAATATAGAATTTATAACTTTTAAAAGCCTTATTAAAACGTACAAATGGAAAATAATTCTATTATCAGATTAGACAAGATCGATATACAAATCATAAAGCTATTGCAAAAGAATGCACGAATAACAAACAAAGAGTTAGCTGCTCAGCTTGATTTAACCATAACACCAGTTTATGAAAGGGTAAAAAGATTGGAAAAAACAGGTGTTATTGGTCAGTATGTCGCACTCATTGATGCCGACAAAACAGGTAAAGGATTAATGGCATTATGCATGTTAAGATTGGAAAAACATACAAAAGACAAGCTAGCTCAATTTGAGGCACATGTCGAAAAAATTCCCGAGGTTACCGAATGTTATCACTTGGCTGGGCAATACGATTATCACCTGAAGATCTTGGTAAAAGACATGAATGCATTTCAGGATTTTATTGTGAATAAACTTTCCACTAATGAGAACTTGGCCAATATCCAAAGTTCTTTTGTAATGAAGAAAATTACGGATACCACAGCTGTGCCTTTGGGGTGATTGTAATTTAGAGAAACTGCAAGCTGTTAAACAACCTCCTTGATACTTTGTTTGTAAATTATGCGATATCTATATCTTTTCATATCTCTAATGATATTCATGAGTTGCACTCAAGCACAAAATACAAGATTGGATGATTTTCAATGGGAAAATAGACTGTTGATTATCTACACAAGAGAAGTGAAGTCTTCACAATTAGATAATCAACTTGCAGAAATAATAAGAAACAACGAGGGCTACAATGTCCGTGACTTGAAAGTGATTCTCCTGAGAGATAGACAAGTTAAAGTATGGAATTCAGAAAAAGATAATGCACTTAATTTTGATCAGACCATGAAGGAATTAAATATTGATCAGAGCATACTTTATTACAACTTACTGATTGGAAAAGATGGAGGGGTAAAATCGAGGAGAATCTCTCCTATCACAAATAAGAAACTATTCGAAACTATTGATGCCATGCCTATGAGGCAAAGAGAAATGCGTATTGGTAATTAACATAGAAATCCTGTCAAGTTGTAGAAACCTGACAGGATTAAACTTCATCACTAATACTACTTCAATCGTTCTTTAATATCCAATTTATGCTTACGAGCAGTATCTTTGGCAATATCATAGCCTGCGTCAGCATGACGGATAACACCCATTCCGGGGTCATTATGCAAGACTCTTTTTAGTCTATTCTCAGCTTCATCTGTTCCATCTGCTACAATCACCATTCCGGCATGTATGGAATAACCCATACCCACTCCGCCTCCATGATGCAATGATACCCAGCTAGCACCACCAGCAGTATTGACCATGGCATTTAATAATGGCCAATCTGCAACGGCATCAGATCCATCTAACATTGCTTCGGTCTCTCTATTAGGCGAAGCTACCGAACCCGTATCCAGATGATCTCTACCTATTACAATTGGTGCTTTCACTTTTCCTTCTTTCACTAATTTATTGAAAGCTAATCCTGCTTTCTCTCTTTCTCCTTGTCCTAGCCAGCAAATTCTTGAAGGCAAGCCCTGAAAAGCAATTCGCTCTTGCGCCATATCCATCCAACGCATTAAAGATTCGTTTTCAGGAAACAATTCTTTTATCACTCTATCGGTCTCCGCTATATCAGCAGGATCACCAGAAAGTGCGGCCCAACGGAAAGGACCTTTGCCTTCGCAAAATAATGGACGGATATAAGCAGGAACAAATCCAGGGAAATCAAATGCATTTTTCAAGCCTTTTTCCTGAGCCCTAGCCCGCAAATTATTCCCGTAATCAAATGTAACCGCTCCTGATTTTTGTAATTCCAGCATCAATTCTACATGTCTGTACATGGACTCGTAAGATAACTCCTCGTATCGATCAGGATTTTCTTCTCTTAAAACATTGGATTCTTCCAAGCTAATTTGATGCGGCACATAGCCAATCAGGGGATCATGAGCTGAGGTTTGATCAGTTAACACATCAGGAATAACGTTTCTTTCTTTCAATCTTTCCAGAAGATGCACAGCATTACAAGGCACTCCTATGGATACTCTTTCCTTGTTCTCTTTAGCTTCCAAAGCACGGTCAATTGCCTTATCCATATCCTGGATTGATTCGTCCAGATATTTAGTGGATAATCTTTTATCAATTCTCCATTGCTCTACTTCTGCTACCAAACAAACACCATCATTCATGGTAACAGCTAGTGGTTGAGCACCTCCCATTCCACCTAATCCTGCCGTTACTGTCAAAGTACCTTTCAAACTTCCGTTAAAATCTTTATTGGCTATAGCTGAGAATGTTTCATAAGTACCTTGAACAATTCCTTGTGAACCAATGTAAATCCAGCTGCCAGCCGTCATTTGACCATACATCATCAGACCCTTCTTCTCAAGCTCGTCAAAATGCTTCCAGTTTGCCCAGTTCGGTACTAACTGTGAATTGGAAATCAATACCTTTGGAGCATCTTTATGAGTAGGCAGAATTCCAACCGGTTTACCGGACTGTACCACCAATGTTTCGTCCTCTTCTAAATCCTTTAAGGCTTTAATGATTAAATCGAGAGATTCGAAATTTCGGGCCGCCTTACCCCTTCCACCATATACAATTAAATCTTCTGGTCTTTCGGCTACTTCTGGATCGAGATTATTAAGCAACATTCGAAGTGCGGCCTCTTGTACCCAGCCTTTACAATTCAATTGGCTTCCGGTTGGTGTTTTGTAAGTTTCAGGATTATATTTTTGAGTCGTTTCCATAGCTTATAGTTCTGTTCAATATTTCTGAATGTGAAATAGCTATAAATTCAACAAAAAGGCAAATTAGAAATGAATGTATTTAATTTAATCCTAGGATTGGGCTTGATTTTCTTTTTGAAAGAATGGTTTACCAACCCTACCGATATGCTGAATTAATTCTTTAGATGTGATTCCCTGGTAATTTGATAAATCCAAAGTGTAAGGGGAATTCAGCTCATCTATTTCCCAGAATATTTGATTTTTAATAGATTCAGTTAGCTGCTCACCCTTTAAAACCATATCAATATCTGAGCCTTCTCTGTAGTTTCCTTTTGCCCTGGAACCATAAATTAGAGCTTCCTCCACTTCTGGATAATTTTGGAGGATTTTTGTAATTTTCTCAATTAAGCTATTGGGCAAACCAAAACTCATAATAGTGATTTTACTTTAGTTTGGAAGTCAATAAATAATGAAAAATACTGATTGATGATTTTATCATATTCCACCTTTAATATATTTTCATTATAAGTATGAACAGTATTATTACGACTTTCAATCATTTCCATCCATTTCTGCCCATCTGATATCAAACCAATTCTAAATGCTTCACGAGTGGCGGAACGGGAACCTGTCACATTTTGGATACCCTCATATAAAAGGTAATCCTTTAAAACTTTCCAGGCTAATTCGTGAGTGAATTCAAATCTTTGCACTATCCCTTCCTTAATAATATTAATTGGGTCAGCACCATTATTCTCAATACCTTCTTGAAGTTGAGATAAAGCTTTTTCAAAATTTGAAAACCTTTGTTTCCACCTAATATCTTCCTTCATCAATTAAATTTTAATCTAATTTAAAAAAATTAAGACAACATATCCATATCCACCTCTAATTCCACATAAGCCTTCTCGCACAAAGCTCCAATTGGTGGTTGTTGTTTATTGACACGAACCAATACTTTAATAGCAGATTCATTTTCTTTTAGGATCTTCTTCCCGATATGAAAAGCAAGTGTTTCCAATAATTTGAGCGGTTTTTCCATCACTTCAGCCGTGGTTTTATAGAGGGTTTCGTAATTTAAAGTGCTCTCCAAATTATCATCCATTTGATCGAATTCGGTTTCTACTACCAAATCAACAGTATAATGATTTCCTAATTTATTCTCTTCTACATAATAGCCGTGATAGCTGTAAAAAGCCATTCCGGAGAGTGCTACTTTTCCCTTCATAAATGTCTATTGAAATTTTTAATCAGCAGTAATTTCATCAAAAAAGGAAGTATCTTCTCCCCCATCTTCCTTTTTTTCTTTAGTTTCTTTCTTAACGGGCTCTTCTTTCTTTGCTGTTTTCTCTACATTTGGAGCCTTTGCTTCTTCTTGGGATATTGGCTTAGACTTAATCTCTTCCAATTCATACTCATCGGCATTTTGGATTTTCTTGACTGCTTTCCTAGCTCTTTTGAGGTGCGTTTCAATATCCACATGTTGCATGCGGTCTTCGATCTTCTTCACCTTATCATTCAAACCATTGCTTAAATTTTTAAGCTCTTCGGCCACATTATCCCTGTGATTTTCTAATTGTTTGAATCCTTCTGCCACTTCCTTAAGCTCGTCTTCCATTTCTTCCAAAATGGTTTGCGCTTTATTATTAGCGTCTTCTACTATAGATTTAGCTTTATCCTGAGCAACAGACAATAATTTATCTGCTTTCATTTGCGTCTCCTTCAAATGTAATTCTGCTGTTCTGTTGGCTTGGCTCACCACATTGGCTCCTGTATCTTCTGCTGTTTTCAAAGTCTTGTAAAGTGAACTTTCCACTTGACGAAGTTTTTCAACTTCTTTTTCGGCACCCTCAAGTTTCAGTTTTAACTCCTTTTGCAAATCCATCTCACGCTCCCACTCCTGTGAAAGAGAAGCTAAAAATGCTTTGACATCATCCTTATCATAGCCCCTAAAGCCTTTTTCGAATTCTTTTTGTCTTATTTCTAAAGGAGTAATCTTCATAATTTTACTTGTTGATATTTTGAATAACGCATTTGACTAGGATTTGTCTTAATGCTAAGAAAAGTATTTCACTTTTTCAAGATATAAATATACAGCCTTATTTTTATTTATTCATTTGTATGTCCCAAATTGACAAAGTATGATCATCACTTGCGCTTACTAACCGATCTTGATAATCAGTCCAAAGTAATTTATTCACGGAGGTGGCATGACCTGCGTGCCTCGCTTTATCAATTACTTTCAACAGTCTGAATGTTTGCGCATCCCAAATTTTAATGCTTTTGTCCATACTACAAGTTGCAAAATATTTTCCATCTGGTCTGAAACTGATATTATTAATTGCGTACATATGAGCCACTATGGATTCCAATAAAATATAATCCCCCTTCACATCCCAGATTTTCAAATGGGCATCACGACCTGAACTCAACAATATATTTCCATCAAATGAATATTGTAGGGTAAAAACTGAATTATCATGTGCTTTGATCTCTTTTTTCAAACGCCAATCTGAAGTAGAAAGTATTTTAATAGAATTGTCACTGAAACCAATTGCAATTTCATTTCCATCAGGATGAACTGCTATAGTTCTTGCACTTTTACTACTTAATCTCAATTTGGCAATTGTACTAAGGTCATTTAAATCAGATAAAACCAGTTGTCCGTCTTCACAAGCAGTTAAAATAATTTTGTTGACTACTTTTATGTCAAAAATAGCACCATCCGTTATTTTTGATGATTTGAGCTCTTGTTTTTCCATCACATCAACCAAATGAATTCCTTCATAATTCTGCCCAACAATCAACTGATTGCTATCTTCTAAATAATGGAGCGCATATATTGAGTTCTTAACTTTAGCCACCATAGTTCCCAATTCAGGATCTTTTAGATCCCATAGCGCTACAATCCCATCACCTCCAGCAGAAAAAAAGAGATGGTTCTTGCTTGCAGGCTCTACCACATACAAGCAATCTTTGTGTCCCGTTAGGGTTTGAATTTTTTCTACATTAATTTTAGGCATATTGTAAAGTTACGAGATGGCATTAGAATACATAAGGCAAATCAACGATAATATTCATTTGGCTGTTTGGAAAATCGAAGAGGATTTAGAGTTTTACCTCAAAAATGTCCAGCTCAGCCTCATTGATGAAAAAATACTGTTAGAAACCACGCATCCAGAAAAGAAATTGGAGTTTATGGCAGGCAGGATGTTGTGCAAAACTGTTTTACATCAACTGGATATTTCTGACCTGCCTATTTTCAGAAATGAATATGGAAAACCACAAATACCTAATTCAGAATATGACATTTCACTTTCTCATACTGAAAATTACATCGCACTTAGTATTGGAAATAAGCTGGATGTGGGTATAGATATTGAAAAACCTAAAGCCAAAATGGTCAAAATTGCTCCAAGGCTTTACACTCCTCAGGAAATGGAATATTGCCAAGACAATTTGGTTTACTATTCTAAAATGTGGTCAGCCAAGGAAGTCCTATACAAGCTGTTTATGAAAAGAGAATTAGATTTCAGGGAGCACTTGAATTGCAAACCAGAAAATAAGGAATGGACTTTGATGAGGGGGACTATCAAAAAAGATGAATTCAATAAAAGCTATAAGCTGGCCTTTTTTGAGTTAAAGGAGTATTTCATTTGTTTGAATCTGACTTAAAGCCCTAAAGCATCAAAGTCAATCCCACCAGAAACTTCAATTAGCAGTTCTTTTACCTCTTCTGATTTGTGATGTTCACCTAGTTTATCATAAGCCATAATGAGATTACGCAATACTCTTTTAACTATATCTTCATTAGAACAAGGTTGATAATAGGTTGCTTTTGGAGTCAAATTTAGATTAGACAAATAATTATCAATGTCCTTGTTTGAAAAAATTAAACCTCTGTTAAAGGCATTAACATAGAATTGGACTTCCTCGCTTTTATAAGTTATGATAAATAGGTTGGGTAAATTGACTCCATAGATAGGTAATCCTAGTTTTTCAGCAACCAACATGTAAACCACTGATAGTGAAATAGGATTTCCCTTTTTACTTTCCAAAACAGATTTTAAGAAAGAATTATTAGGAGAATGAAAATTCTTGGTATTGGCCCTAAACTTCAATTTGTTAAATAAGGCCCCATTGATGATCTTAATTTGATCATATGGATGTAGGTCTTCCTTCAACTCGACCCAAATATCATAGTAGATCTGCTCTATTTCTTTATTCAATTCATTAAGCTCTGTATCAGGATACTGATACAGTGAAATCAACCACATCCCTTCCAGCAAACTCTCACCTCCGTTATCTTTCCATTCACGAATTCGATCCTTCAATCTAGAAAACTGAAGGGTATGGATCATATCTTCAATTTTGCTTTGGATATTAGGATCAAAACTGTTTTCCCATTGCTCTTCCAGAAATGGAATAATATCACTGCCCAAGGACATGATTTTTCCTTCTACATGACGATTTACTTCCTCATCATCATCTTCCAACAGTGAAACTAATGCCTTAAATTCCTTTTTATCCAATTCCAACTTTAAATGATTTAGGTTTGAATAACTCCTACATTAAACTGCTTTTCAATAGGCGAGTGGTCAGCTGCTTCTATTCCCATCGAAATTACTTTTCGTGTTTCTAGTGGATCAATAATTCCATCTACCCATAATCTTGAAGCTGCATAATAAGGAGATAGCTCCTCATTATATTTATCAGTTATGTCTTTCAACATTTTTTCCTTGTCTTCTTCGGAAATCTCTTCACCTTTTGCTTTCAAAGTAGCTACTTTTATTTGCAATAATGTTTTCGCTGCAGCAGCTCCACTCATTACTGCAATCTGAGCAGTTGGCCACGC
This is a stretch of genomic DNA from Marivirga harenae. It encodes these proteins:
- a CDS encoding SulP family inorganic anion transporter, yielding MKQYFKLFDLSQKVDYKTEVLSGITVAMALIPEAVAFAFVAKLSPLTGLYAAFVMGLVTAILGGRPGMISGATGAIAVVVVSLSIKFGVEYVLAAVILSGIIQILAGIFKLGKFMRLVPHPVIFGFVNGLAVIIFTSQLAQFKDDAGNWLTGEQLYILLALVFGTMLIVWGLPKITKAVPSSLVAILVVFGVVVYFGIDTKTVGDVASIKGGFPPFHFPAIPLTWETFMIILPYSAIMAAVGLIESLLTLNIIDEITESRGRGNKEAVAQGTANILSGLFSGMGGCAMLGQSLINISNGARARLSGIVAAVMLLVFIMFGSSYIELVPMAALTGLMIMVAIGTFEWASLKTLNKMPKSDILVMVLVTLVTIVLHNLALAVIVGVIIAALVFAWDNAKRIRARKRVDENGVKYYEIYGPLFFGSVAAFNEKFDVNDDPEEVVIDFQESRVVDMSAIEALNKITERYLKVGKKIHLKHLSPDCKRLLENADKIIDVNVIEDPNYKLVVDKV
- a CDS encoding cystathionine gamma-synthase family protein — protein: MSEHSFSPESQMMSFGYKPELSEGAIKCPIFQTSTFAFKKAEDGKAFFEVAYGKREKTDEEELGLIYSRLNNPNLQITEDRLCLWDKAEDAAIFESGMGAISSMLMEFLNPGDVLLHSVPVYGGTDHFINHVLPKWGIKAVGVNPYQDKEEVMKELEESGLRDQVRFIYLETPANPTNALVDIGMFREIATALEKEDEPIYIGVDNTYMGPVWQHPLQLGADLVIYSATKYIGGHSDLVAGACLGSAELIKRVKGFRTFMGNMAGPHTGWLLMRSLETLKIRMEKQAANAEQVAHFLNDHSKVEKVYYLGNLKPEDGRQYEIFKKQCSSNGAMVAFDVKGGEKEAFKFLNSTKLIKLAVSLGSTESLAEHPATMTHSDVDEELRNKISITSKLVRISVGVEDAKDLIWDIEQALDKV
- a CDS encoding Lrp/AsnC family transcriptional regulator, with the translated sequence MENNSIIRLDKIDIQIIKLLQKNARITNKELAAQLDLTITPVYERVKRLEKTGVIGQYVALIDADKTGKGLMALCMLRLEKHTKDKLAQFEAHVEKIPEVTECYHLAGQYDYHLKILVKDMNAFQDFIVNKLSTNENLANIQSSFVMKKITDTTAVPLG
- a CDS encoding DUF4174 domain-containing protein; protein product: MSCTQAQNTRLDDFQWENRLLIIYTREVKSSQLDNQLAEIIRNNEGYNVRDLKVILLRDRQVKVWNSEKDNALNFDQTMKELNIDQSILYYNLLIGKDGGVKSRRISPITNKKLFETIDAMPMRQREMRIGN
- the hutU gene encoding urocanate hydratase, with product METTQKYNPETYKTPTGSQLNCKGWVQEAALRMLLNNLDPEVAERPEDLIVYGGRGKAARNFESLDLIIKALKDLEEDETLVVQSGKPVGILPTHKDAPKVLISNSQLVPNWANWKHFDELEKKGLMMYGQMTAGSWIYIGSQGIVQGTYETFSAIANKDFNGSLKGTLTVTAGLGGMGGAQPLAVTMNDGVCLVAEVEQWRIDKRLSTKYLDESIQDMDKAIDRALEAKENKERVSIGVPCNAVHLLERLKERNVIPDVLTDQTSAHDPLIGYVPHQISLEESNVLREENPDRYEELSYESMYRHVELMLELQKSGAVTFDYGNNLRARAQEKGLKNAFDFPGFVPAYIRPLFCEGKGPFRWAALSGDPADIAETDRVIKELFPENESLMRWMDMAQERIAFQGLPSRICWLGQGEREKAGLAFNKLVKEGKVKAPIVIGRDHLDTGSVASPNRETEAMLDGSDAVADWPLLNAMVNTAGGASWVSLHHGGGVGMGYSIHAGMVIVADGTDEAENRLKRVLHNDPGMGVIRHADAGYDIAKDTARKHKLDIKERLK
- a CDS encoding nucleotidyltransferase domain-containing protein, producing the protein MSFGLPNSLIEKITKILQNYPEVEEALIYGSRAKGNYREGSDIDMVLKGEQLTESIKNQIFWEIDELNSPYTLDLSNYQGITSKELIQHIGRVGKPFFQKENQAQS
- a CDS encoding nucleotidyltransferase substrate binding protein, encoding MKEDIRWKQRFSNFEKALSQLQEGIENNGADPINIIKEGIVQRFEFTHELAWKVLKDYLLYEGIQNVTGSRSATREAFRIGLISDGQKWMEMIESRNNTVHTYNENILKVEYDKIINQYFSLFIDFQTKVKSLL
- the folB gene encoding dihydroneopterin aldolase, whose translation is MKGKVALSGMAFYSYHGYYVEENKLGNHYTVDLVVETEFDQMDDNLESTLNYETLYKTTAEVMEKPLKLLETLAFHIGKKILKENESAIKVLVRVNKQQPPIGALCEKAYVELEVDMDMLS
- a CDS encoding DivIVA domain-containing protein → MKITPLEIRQKEFEKGFRGYDKDDVKAFLASLSQEWEREMDLQKELKLKLEGAEKEVEKLRQVESSLYKTLKTAEDTGANVVSQANRTAELHLKETQMKADKLLSVAQDKAKSIVEDANNKAQTILEEMEDELKEVAEGFKQLENHRDNVAEELKNLSNGLNDKVKKIEDRMQHVDIETHLKRARKAVKKIQNADEYELEEIKSKPISQEEAKAPNVEKTAKKEEPVKKETKEKKEDGGEDTSFFDEITAD
- a CDS encoding WD40 repeat domain-containing protein; the encoded protein is MPKINVEKIQTLTGHKDCLYVVEPASKNHLFFSAGGDGIVALWDLKDPELGTMVAKVKNSIYALHYLEDSNQLIVGQNYEGIHLVDVMEKQELKSSKITDGAIFDIKVVNKIILTACEDGQLVLSDLNDLSTIAKLRLSSKSARTIAVHPDGNEIAIGFSDNSIKILSTSDWRLKKEIKAHDNSVFTLQYSFDGNILLSSGRDAHLKIWDVKGDYILLESIVAHMYAINNISFRPDGKYFATCSMDKSIKIWDAQTFRLLKVIDKARHAGHATSVNKLLWTDYQDRLVSASDDHTLSIWDIQMNK
- a CDS encoding 4'-phosphopantetheinyl transferase family protein; protein product: MALEYIRQINDNIHLAVWKIEEDLEFYLKNVQLSLIDEKILLETTHPEKKLEFMAGRMLCKTVLHQLDISDLPIFRNEYGKPQIPNSEYDISLSHTENYIALSIGNKLDVGIDIEKPKAKMVKIAPRLYTPQEMEYCQDNLVYYSKMWSAKEVLYKLFMKRELDFREHLNCKPENKEWTLMRGTIKKDEFNKSYKLAFFELKEYFICLNLT
- a CDS encoding transglutaminase-like domain-containing protein, giving the protein MELDKKEFKALVSLLEDDDEEVNRHVEGKIMSLGSDIIPFLEEQWENSFDPNIQSKIEDMIHTLQFSRLKDRIREWKDNGGESLLEGMWLISLYQYPDTELNELNKEIEQIYYDIWVELKEDLHPYDQIKIINGALFNKLKFRANTKNFHSPNNSFLKSVLESKKGNPISLSVVYMLVAEKLGLPIYGVNLPNLFIITYKSEEVQFYVNAFNRGLIFSNKDIDNYLSNLNLTPKATYYQPCSNEDIVKRVLRNLIMAYDKLGEHHKSEEVKELLIEVSGGIDFDALGL